A region from the uncultured Macellibacteroides sp. genome encodes:
- a CDS encoding AraC family transcriptional regulator — protein MKLYIRNMVCNRCKMVVKSELEKIGFHPLTVDLGEVDIKEELTIDEKQKVNAALADVGFSLIDDKKSRIIEKTKNLITELVHQNNNELNTNLSDFLANSLRIDYSYLSNLFTQIENATIEHYFISQKIERVKELLVYDELNLSEIADLLHYSSVSHLSKQFKKVTGMSPTYYKLLKDKKRKPLDEL, from the coding sequence ATGAAGCTCTATATTCGAAATATGGTATGTAACCGCTGTAAAATGGTTGTGAAGTCTGAACTTGAAAAGATTGGATTCCATCCGTTGACTGTGGATTTAGGAGAAGTGGATATTAAAGAAGAACTAACAATCGACGAAAAGCAAAAGGTGAATGCCGCATTGGCCGACGTTGGCTTTTCTTTGATCGATGATAAAAAGAGTCGTATTATTGAGAAAACAAAAAATCTGATAACAGAATTGGTGCATCAGAATAACAATGAACTGAATACAAACCTTTCCGATTTCCTGGCAAATTCCCTGCGTATTGATTATTCTTATCTGAGTAACCTGTTTACCCAGATAGAGAATGCAACAATCGAACATTACTTTATTTCCCAGAAGATTGAACGTGTAAAAGAGTTACTTGTTTATGACGAATTAAACCTGAGCGAAATTGCCGACCTTCTTCATTATAGTAGTGTGTCTCATCTGAGTAAACAGTTTAAAAAGGTAACAGGAATGTCGCCAACCTATTACAAACTCTTAAAGGATAAAAAGCGGAAGCCTCTGGATGAACTTTAA
- the rarD gene encoding EamA family transporter RarD: MATIKGTKGVLFAFVCYITWGMFPLYWNLLAGLPSLTILANRMLWSAVFMIILVLISNRKEFLRVLGKGKNILLMSVTGILITVNWGTYIYAVNNGHIIEASLGYYINPLINVLLGVIVMGEKLTKPQRIATFLALIGVSYFTWDFGSFPWISIILAGSMGLYGMVKKKANLPPISALTIETLLIAPIALIYLFFAINKGEFVLSNLSAEISILLVLSGIVTALPLYWFAKAANVVPLSTMGFIQYISPTLQLLLGIFVFGEKFTLAHFVCFAFIWTGLFLLMGGMIRNKIKERNKTLNA, translated from the coding sequence ATGGCTACGATAAAAGGAACAAAGGGTGTATTGTTTGCCTTTGTTTGTTATATTACCTGGGGCATGTTTCCTTTGTATTGGAATCTGCTAGCAGGTCTGCCGTCCCTTACAATTCTTGCAAACCGTATGCTTTGGTCTGCTGTATTTATGATTATTCTGGTTCTTATTTCCAATCGCAAAGAATTTCTTCGAGTTCTTGGTAAAGGAAAAAATATTCTGCTGATGTCAGTAACAGGTATTCTCATAACTGTAAACTGGGGAACATACATATATGCAGTCAATAACGGTCATATTATTGAAGCAAGTCTCGGCTATTATATAAATCCATTGATAAATGTTCTGCTGGGAGTAATCGTAATGGGCGAAAAATTGACAAAACCCCAGCGAATAGCAACATTTCTCGCGTTAATAGGAGTGTCTTATTTCACATGGGATTTTGGATCCTTTCCCTGGATTTCAATTATACTGGCTGGTTCCATGGGATTGTATGGCATGGTCAAGAAAAAGGCAAATCTTCCACCCATTTCCGCACTTACAATCGAAACATTGCTGATAGCGCCTATCGCACTGATCTATCTTTTCTTCGCCATAAATAAGGGAGAGTTTGTTTTGTCAAACCTTTCGGCGGAAATCTCAATATTGCTTGTTTTGAGTGGAATTGTAACAGCACTTCCACTTTATTGGTTTGCCAAAGCGGCCAATGTTGTTCCTTTGTCCACAATGGGTTTTATTCAGTACATATCTCCCACACTTCAGCTTTTACTGGGTATCTTCGTCTTTGGCGAAAAATTTACGCTGGCTCACTTTGTTTGCTTTGCTTTTATCTGGACTGGACTGTTTTTATTAATGGGTGGTATGATCCGAAATAAAATAAAAGAGAGAAATAAAACACTGAACGCTTGA
- a CDS encoding heavy metal translocating P-type ATPase — MKHTYQITGMSCNGCRTRVEKVLNTIEGVSAEVTLDPPVASITMETHVPTEQLQRALSAAGNYTITDAADGIILLQPSKTGSTAHTHPPKTISDSSKGTYYCPMQCEGDKMYNEPGSCPECGMDLIAAVTVDDEDDTTYLQLKKKFKIAILFTLPVFILSMGGMIPGNPLSLLIPHHVADWIQFAFTLPVVFYAAWMFFERAWISIRTWKLNMFTLIGLGSGAAFLFSVVALLFPDIFPEQFKGHNGMVHLYFEATTVILTLVLLGQLLEARAHKQTSGAIKALLKLTPTEATVIDEKGDRVIAIDSIIKGDLLRVKPGDKIPVDGVIVDGGSSVDESMISGEPVPVDKEEGSKVTAGTINGTGSFVMRAEKVGSETLLSQIIELVNTASRSRAPIQNLADKIAGYFVPVVFAVSVITFIVWAIFGPEPAYVYGFVNALAVLIIACPCALGLATPMAVMVGVGKGAQGGVLIKNAEALENMNRINALIIDKTGTITEGKPSVEKVAGFDGSDVKELIQYAASLNNYSEHPLAQAVVGYAKKNSVEIRIVSDFNAVAGKGVTGVIDGRKVSVGNKLLMTETQIVLSDKIENLVKQEQLSGKTVSYIAMDGMVRGYISISDPIKKTSKRAVGVLLKKGIEVIMLTGDNYNTAQSVANDLHLTSFKAECLPEDKLNFIKQLQAEGKIVAMAGDGINDAPALAQANIGIAMGTGTDVAIESAEITLLKGDLVGIVKAMNLSAMVMKNIRQNLFFAFFYNALGIPLAAGILFPVFGVLLSPMIAAAAMSFSSVSVISNSLRLRNSKFMLE; from the coding sequence ATGAAACACACTTATCAAATAACTGGAATGAGTTGCAATGGGTGCCGGACAAGAGTGGAAAAGGTCCTTAATACAATAGAAGGAGTATCTGCCGAAGTAACGCTTGATCCGCCTGTTGCTTCCATTACGATGGAAACACATGTTCCTACCGAACAATTGCAACGAGCTTTGAGTGCCGCAGGAAATTATACCATCACAGATGCAGCAGATGGAATCATTCTTTTACAGCCATCCAAAACAGGTAGTACTGCGCATACGCATCCTCCTAAAACTATTTCAGATAGCAGTAAAGGAACGTATTATTGCCCAATGCAATGTGAAGGAGACAAGATGTACAATGAACCGGGAAGCTGCCCGGAATGTGGAATGGATCTGATTGCTGCAGTTACTGTAGATGACGAGGATGATACGACTTATTTACAGTTAAAGAAGAAATTCAAGATAGCCATTCTTTTCACATTGCCTGTGTTTATTCTTTCCATGGGAGGAATGATACCCGGAAATCCGCTTTCGTTGCTGATTCCTCATCATGTGGCTGACTGGATACAGTTTGCTTTTACACTTCCCGTGGTTTTTTATGCAGCCTGGATGTTCTTTGAACGAGCCTGGATTTCCATCCGGACCTGGAAGCTGAATATGTTTACTTTAATAGGATTAGGATCTGGTGCAGCCTTTTTATTCAGTGTTGTGGCGCTTCTATTCCCTGATATATTTCCCGAACAATTTAAAGGACACAATGGAATGGTTCACCTTTATTTTGAAGCGACAACGGTTATCTTAACGTTGGTTTTATTAGGACAATTGCTTGAAGCCCGGGCTCATAAACAAACGAGTGGTGCTATTAAAGCTTTGCTTAAACTTACACCTACGGAAGCAACTGTGATTGATGAAAAAGGAGACAGGGTTATTGCGATTGATTCAATTATAAAAGGTGATTTGCTTCGGGTAAAACCAGGTGATAAAATCCCTGTCGACGGAGTTATTGTGGACGGAGGATCGAGCGTTGACGAATCGATGATTTCCGGAGAGCCTGTTCCTGTGGATAAAGAGGAGGGAAGCAAGGTTACTGCAGGGACTATAAACGGTACTGGTTCCTTTGTGATGCGGGCCGAGAAAGTGGGATCCGAGACGTTGCTTTCTCAAATAATTGAACTGGTCAATACAGCCAGCCGATCCAGAGCTCCAATCCAAAATCTGGCTGATAAAATTGCCGGCTATTTTGTTCCTGTTGTGTTTGCTGTTTCAGTAATTACATTTATTGTTTGGGCAATCTTTGGTCCCGAGCCAGCTTATGTTTACGGATTTGTAAATGCGCTTGCAGTTCTTATTATTGCTTGTCCTTGTGCTCTTGGACTTGCCACTCCGATGGCTGTAATGGTGGGAGTAGGTAAAGGAGCTCAGGGCGGTGTGTTGATTAAAAATGCGGAAGCGCTCGAAAACATGAATCGCATAAATGCATTGATTATAGATAAAACCGGAACAATAACAGAGGGAAAGCCTTCCGTCGAAAAAGTAGCAGGTTTTGATGGTTCCGATGTAAAAGAGTTGATTCAATATGCTGCTTCGCTGAATAATTACAGCGAACATCCTTTGGCTCAGGCGGTGGTCGGTTATGCTAAAAAGAACAGTGTGGAGATTCGAATTGTGTCCGATTTTAATGCTGTTGCCGGGAAAGGAGTAACTGGTGTCATTGATGGCAGAAAAGTGAGCGTAGGTAATAAATTACTGATGACCGAAACGCAGATTGTTCTTTCTGATAAGATCGAAAACCTTGTTAAGCAAGAACAGCTTTCTGGTAAAACAGTTTCATATATTGCCATGGATGGGATGGTAAGAGGATATATTTCCATTTCGGATCCAATTAAGAAAACAAGTAAAAGGGCTGTTGGTGTACTCCTCAAAAAAGGAATTGAGGTAATAATGCTTACCGGAGACAATTACAATACGGCTCAGTCGGTTGCTAATGACTTACATTTAACTTCTTTCAAAGCGGAATGTTTGCCAGAAGATAAATTGAACTTTATAAAACAATTGCAGGCTGAAGGAAAGATTGTGGCTATGGCTGGCGACGGCATTAATGATGCTCCGGCTCTGGCACAGGCAAACATCGGTATTGCGATGGGTACTGGTACGGATGTGGCTATCGAAAGCGCTGAAATTACCCTTTTGAAAGGGGATTTAGTTGGCATAGTAAAGGCTATGAATTTAAGTGCTATGGTTATGAAGAACATCAGACAGAACCTTTTCTTTGCCTTTTTTTATAACGCCTTGGGTATACCTCTTGCTGCAGGTATCTTATTCCCGGTTTTCGGCGTGTTACTTTCGCCCATGATTGCAGCGGCTGCAATGAGTTTTAGTTCGGTTTCAGTAATTTCTAACTCGCTAAGATTAAGAAATAGTAAGTTTATGCTGGAGTAA
- a CDS encoding DMT family transporter, producing the protein MNKEIKLSHLMAGITSVVWGTTLVSTKVLLQYGITPAQIMLYRFIIAYLFLWVLYPRTHRIKSLKDEFSFLGIGFFGGTLYFLLENTALEFTQATNVGLICATVPLLTAMLGHIFIKGVRLSRYILIGAIISLMGVALVILNGNFILKLNPLGDFLTFGAAFSWAVYSILIRQISGKYNVLFITRKLFFYGMISLSPYFFFQPFGAPLQTVLIPEVAANLLFLGLIASSLCYVMWSTAIRNLGPITTNNYIYLLPLITMITAAIVLDEKITIYILLGALLIISGVWFAENGSKLTGKERVK; encoded by the coding sequence ATGAATAAAGAAATCAAATTATCCCATCTGATGGCTGGTATTACCTCTGTTGTATGGGGAACAACCCTTGTTTCGACCAAAGTTCTATTACAGTATGGCATTACGCCGGCACAGATTATGCTCTATCGTTTTATTATCGCTTATTTATTTTTATGGGTACTATATCCACGCACTCACCGGATAAAAAGCCTTAAAGACGAATTTTCCTTTCTCGGGATTGGATTCTTTGGCGGTACGCTCTATTTTTTACTGGAGAATACGGCTTTGGAATTTACACAAGCAACCAACGTAGGTCTGATTTGTGCAACGGTTCCGTTACTCACAGCCATGTTAGGCCATATTTTTATAAAGGGAGTGAGGTTGAGCCGATACATACTTATAGGAGCTATTATTTCGTTAATGGGTGTTGCGCTTGTAATTTTGAATGGTAATTTCATACTTAAACTAAATCCGCTGGGCGATTTCCTGACCTTTGGAGCAGCATTTAGCTGGGCGGTTTATTCCATATTAATACGCCAGATAAGCGGAAAATATAACGTTTTATTTATTACCCGTAAGCTGTTTTTCTATGGAATGATATCGCTTTCTCCCTATTTTTTCTTTCAACCTTTCGGAGCTCCGCTGCAGACAGTATTGATTCCTGAGGTAGCTGCCAATCTTTTGTTTTTAGGTCTGATAGCCTCCTCACTTTGTTATGTAATGTGGAGTACGGCCATTAGAAACCTGGGCCCAATTACCACCAATAATTACATCTATCTGTTACCTCTCATAACAATGATAACCGCAGCAATTGTGTTAGACGAAAAAATTACCATCTATATTTTATTGGGAGCATTGTTGATTATATCGGGTGTTTGGTTTGCCGAAAATGGGAGTAAGTTAACAGGTAAAGAACGTGTAAAATAA
- a CDS encoding sodium-translocating pyrophosphatase yields MITPIFMIVPIASILALALAFYFYKQMMKESEGTEMMAKIASHVRAGAMSYLKQQYKVVALVFLVLVILFSIMAFGFGVQNEWVPVAFLTGGFFSGLAGFLGMKTATYASARTANAARTSLNKGLQIAFRSGAVMGLVVVGLGLLDISFWYFLLNSLIPDNAMDPTHKLSIITTTMLTFGMGASTQALFARVGGGIYTKAADVGADLVGKVEAGIPEDDPRNPATIADNVGDNVGDVAGMGADLYESYCGSILATAALGAAAFVATGDVEMQYKAVIAPMLIAAVGIVLSIIGIFAVRTNENATIKNLLRSLAVGTNLSSVLIAISTFGILYMLQIENWAWISGSVITGLVVGIIIGQSTEYYTSQSYRPTQRISEAGKTGPATVIISGIGLGMISTAIPVIAVATGIILSFLFASGFDFSNVSMGLYGIGIAAVGMLSTLGITLATDAYGPIADNAGGNAEMCSLGAEVRKRTDALDSLGNTTAATGKGFAIGSAALTGLALLASYIEEIKIGLIRLGQTVLTFTDGREIPIHKATFTDFMYYYDVTLMNPKVLAGMFLGSMMAFLFCGLTMNAVGRAAGHMVEEVRRQFREIKGILTGEGEPDYSRCVEIATKGAQHEMVFPSLLAIIAPVLTGFIFGVTGVIGLLIGGLSTGFVLAIFMANAGGAWDNAKKYVEEGNHGGKGSDVHKATVVGDTVGDPFKDTSGPSLNILIKLMSMVAIVMAGLTVAWSIF; encoded by the coding sequence ATGATTACACCTATCTTTATGATCGTGCCCATCGCCTCTATTTTGGCGCTTGCTCTTGCTTTTTATTTCTACAAACAGATGATGAAAGAAAGTGAAGGAACAGAAATGATGGCTAAAATTGCTTCGCATGTACGTGCAGGAGCAATGTCTTATTTAAAACAACAATATAAGGTTGTTGCATTGGTATTTCTGGTATTGGTTATTTTGTTTTCTATCATGGCATTTGGTTTCGGCGTACAAAACGAATGGGTACCTGTAGCTTTTCTTACCGGAGGTTTCTTTTCCGGGCTTGCAGGTTTTTTGGGAATGAAAACCGCTACATACGCTTCTGCAAGAACTGCAAATGCAGCCCGTACTTCATTAAATAAAGGTCTTCAAATTGCATTTCGAAGTGGTGCTGTAATGGGTTTGGTGGTTGTAGGATTAGGATTGCTGGATATCTCTTTCTGGTACTTCCTGCTTAATTCACTGATTCCGGATAATGCAATGGATCCGACTCATAAACTTTCAATTATTACTACGACCATGCTAACCTTTGGTATGGGGGCTTCAACGCAGGCTCTTTTTGCTCGTGTTGGTGGAGGTATCTATACCAAAGCAGCCGATGTGGGTGCCGACCTGGTTGGTAAGGTTGAAGCTGGTATTCCTGAGGATGATCCCCGCAACCCTGCGACTATCGCCGATAATGTGGGTGATAATGTGGGAGATGTAGCTGGAATGGGTGCCGACTTATATGAATCTTACTGTGGATCTATATTGGCAACCGCAGCTCTTGGAGCTGCTGCTTTTGTGGCTACAGGTGATGTGGAGATGCAGTATAAGGCCGTTATCGCACCTATGTTGATTGCTGCTGTAGGTATTGTTCTGTCAATTATAGGTATTTTTGCTGTACGTACCAACGAGAATGCAACTATTAAAAATCTGTTACGTTCGCTGGCTGTTGGAACGAACCTTAGCTCAGTTCTTATCGCCATTTCTACTTTTGGTATACTATATATGTTACAAATAGAAAATTGGGCATGGATTTCTGGATCTGTTATCACAGGTTTGGTGGTTGGTATTATTATTGGCCAGTCTACCGAATATTATACATCCCAATCGTATCGTCCTACACAACGGATTTCTGAAGCAGGAAAAACAGGTCCTGCCACTGTTATTATTTCAGGTATAGGTCTTGGTATGATATCTACAGCTATTCCTGTAATAGCAGTGGCTACAGGTATTATTTTATCCTTCCTTTTTGCTTCCGGATTTGACTTTTCCAATGTATCCATGGGGCTTTATGGTATTGGTATTGCTGCTGTGGGAATGCTTTCTACACTAGGTATAACCTTGGCTACGGATGCTTATGGTCCAATCGCCGACAATGCAGGAGGTAATGCCGAAATGTGTTCGTTAGGTGCCGAAGTTCGCAAACGTACGGATGCGTTGGATTCTTTAGGTAATACAACCGCTGCAACAGGCAAAGGATTTGCTATTGGCTCGGCCGCTCTTACAGGTTTGGCTTTGCTGGCTTCCTATATTGAAGAAATTAAAATTGGCCTGATCCGTCTTGGGCAAACCGTGCTAACGTTTACCGACGGCAGAGAAATCCCGATTCACAAGGCAACCTTTACCGATTTTATGTATTATTACGATGTTACACTTATGAATCCGAAAGTGTTGGCAGGTATGTTCCTGGGTTCCATGATGGCATTTTTATTCTGTGGTCTTACGATGAATGCTGTTGGTCGTGCTGCAGGGCATATGGTTGAAGAAGTAAGAAGACAGTTCCGCGAAATAAAAGGAATTCTTACCGGTGAGGGAGAGCCTGATTATTCCCGTTGTGTTGAAATCGCAACAAAAGGAGCTCAGCATGAAATGGTTTTCCCTTCCTTGCTGGCAATTATTGCTCCGGTTTTAACCGGTTTTATCTTTGGAGTTACCGGAGTAATCGGTTTATTGATTGGAGGACTTAGTACCGGATTTGTACTTGCTATCTTTATGGCTAACGCCGGAGGAGCATGGGACAATGCAAAGAAATATGTTGAGGAAGGTAATCATGGAGGAAAAGGTAGCGACGTACATAAAGCAACTGTTGTTGGAGATACCGTTGGCGATCCTTTCAAAGATACATCCGGTCCTAGTTTGAACATCCTTATTAAGTTGATGAGTATGGTTGCCATTGTAATGGCTGGTCTTACCGTTGCCTGGAGCATATTTTAA